atatatatatatatatatatatatatatatatatatatatatatatatatatatatatatatatatatatatatatatatatatatatatatacagggatcatattttcccgcaacatcaatcggtccggatataaatggggaaacgtatccgaaaatgtatatccgaaatcatgacaaattacgttaaaatatataccattgattttgccattcatgacggttgtataatatatgtacaagtaaaattccattaggcattttttttaaacagaacgagttttctcaactggttgtatcatttggtatttcattgttgtttcgtgtgctgttttatcagacttttttcatcgttgtcaatattattaatctgagtaagtctataccgatgttttaagttgttgtcgactcgataatagcttacaaacatgcactgaaccaaacaaatgtctgtgcgagattggctactgacaacaaaaaaacaaaaatttaataaattatttgttgtcaaataacccacggccgatagtttagatgcgtagggatttaatcacgagagcgaagcatttgaaaccacgcatctaattttccggtcgtgagttattcaacaacaaagtataaagtacacaaattatttcgattctaacacggttttactaaagatttattcaatgtatattatttttcttgtgtactattttatgtgaagttccgcccataaaaataactttcggctgttctgtcgatcagatccgcgactttcattcataattatattaccggattattacgctggtggaaaatgtatcggcatgttttgtttaattacagcgcgtgcattcagacgcgtcttttcggatgcgtctttaatccgctgttcacaagtttttgattcttggtctgacgtgcaataaaccggtcctgaccggtttagagactgcagcgaatggtttatcagacataatcgagataagaatgtcattagggtgtgtaagcatgtacactgtgtaatcgatttcatgacatgggaattttaatagcaacgTTGaacaaacagaatcggaccgactgtttgggattttcaatcggtctttcatgaccccaatcggtctaggaccgacaaaaccgaaaaaaatatgatccctgtatatatatatattgttgaaaagttaacatgcaataaggttactgtaattaagtgacaaatagttttactgatttgattggatgcatatatgcagatatatcatggtttgtgcagaggacagtagcaaaaacaagagctgtctccgtaggatgacatacgcccccgataaacgctttgatagaagttatgagcatttttcaaaacctaaacgccgaccctaagttcaaggtcaaaggggtcaaaatttgtgtgtgtatgggaaggccttgtccatatacacatgcataccaaatatgaatgttacatctgaagcgacatagaagttatgagcattttttcgaaacctaaatgcaaagtgtgacggatagacagacggacagtgcgatcactatatgccctcctttgggagcataaaaatgtgtttcacattgttttggtaaataagtaatgtagttaaaagaacagaatcatcaattataaagttattgattataaagtgttgctggcatatttgatgcattcatctagctataagaaggtccctgttttatccccactggcactgagcgagggttctcaaaatctttaaacaatatgaataagtacatatagggtctagaaagccttgttgatatgggggctaaacacctgaaatcaaagcgacccaggttaaaggccgaggccaaataaataaaccagaggccgcatgagcctgctatactatgaacaagtattgtttcttctcagaaaactggcttaagtgtcttactaagctttagactttgagtttcagtgcaatctaactaaaataaattggttaaattaaataataatttgtaaaaaataaacattctgcacaaattcaattatttactttacctgtgtgcatgaatcatttcagtcttgatggttagtgaactatgtcaaaagcaccatagctatgaaacacttgtattttgaatattgcaatgttccacagaaatgatgctgatgataattctacacgatcatgacatgaaaaatgatgaattattagattattattagctatttctaaattccatttccaccaacaatttgGTTatgccactaccagttcacatgcttcgtacacagttgaaaataacactattccactcaacaaccgtgacataTGTACTCAATtgttcaacttttcgcaattaaaattgtcttctactgttattgttgtttttgtacttttgaaagtagttcgaaagatggcgactattaacccagaaattgatttatgaaataaatcgtctgctgatccagagtggacTTCCGCATGCATTTATCCGCATTGAAACGGTTCGTATGTATTTCATAACGTATTAAGAAGTTTATTGGTCAAATTCCGAGAAAGAAGCTTAAAAATTGGTAGTAAGACTGATATATAAACTGCAGATCCATTATCAGCCTTTTGATTTCAGAACAAACTGACATAATATATTGTTGTATAAAATACTGCAATAACTAAAATAACTTGGGGCACTTTGACTACTCAAAGTGCTCACTTTTTTAATTGAGGATTTTGGACAATAGGAAAATTCAGTTTAATTTGTTGGAGAACTTACGTACGGTGTACCGTTGTCTAATGGCCAAGTATATTCCCATTCAGAACGATAGAGAAAAACTTATTAGCCTATAGACAACACTACAAAGTGTATTATGGCGTTATCTGAACAATAGTttgaaatgtaaatgaaaacaaatatttttctgtgCTGAGGTTCATAACTAGATATAATTCAACGAGTAGTGTGAAAACGATCATTCGCTGTTGTTATTTTTCCATCACAAAGATAAACGAGCACTGCGCAAGAATAACATGAACGATCCGGATTTTTGTATAACTAGTATCCAAACACAAACAGACAAATGCAAATTGGAGAAAGGATACAATACACCTGTACATGATTTAATGTAAGCGCATTTTTGGGGATCGTAGTGATATTTATGAATATCTGTATTACCATTCACCGTTTCACCGACTGCTGTTGACAAATCTACTCGAGCGGTAAATTTTGGACTTCATCATAACATCAATCAAAACTTTATGCGCAGTTTATTCAGATTTTAAGTTACCATTATATGAAACATTGAAAGCGTTTGCCAGTGAATTTATAGACGAATTGAATAGATGGAGAAAATCAATTTCAAATATCGTTCGTAATTGAATGAAAACGCGTATAGATCTAGTGATGTTTGAATGAAACCTAAGACTGGATTGTGGGTAAGCAAGTAAAGTGTAGAAACTTCAGCGGGTTAATGGTATAACAAATACTcatatttgcaattttaaaaatgGTGAAACTTGTGATTAAATGTTCTTCTTACAAAAACCTGTTATCGTGTTGAGCAAAATGGTTTCTATACTGTTGTGAACGGATGAGCTGAGGCTTGCGTTATAATACAACACGCACGTGTGCATGTGTTTAAAACTATGTTTAGGACGTATTAAAACTGTAACGTCATATTGTGAGATACAACTCTTAAACTTGTGTTTTTTCCCCGGAACCGGAAACTTATGGCGAGCGGCGAGTTTCACCCGGTGAGCGTCCCCCGGCCCTCCAGTGCCCTGCTGTGGTCCGAAAAATCGCTCAATCTAGAGGCGCTCCTCAAGGAATCCACACTTCCGGTCGTGGTGAAGATGAACGCCGCCGACGACAGCAGCAAATTGAAGAAGGACGCGGGTACACTGCTGCAGCAGCCGCTGCTATTGTTCAAGGTTCGATCTAGTTCATTCCTACATGCATCTATAGTACGctgttgtatttattgtttgaccATGGTTGTTGTttgtatgaaatatttatttttatgacgGTAAATCAAAGGTAGCTTATTTAAAAGaagtacataattatattatccaTATACTGATAGAAGaaggtacatgtattttaaacgaAATAATTTCATAGTTTTTTTACTAATCCTAATTCcttcttaagttatcattacTGACAATATGGACTGCTGGATATTCGTAGTTTAGCTCCGTCATTTGAAACAAAGTATTTTTACGTTATCTGCAGAATAGTTGTCGTTTGAACTACTTTTTTACGTTTTTGTACAACAGCCTGACCACTGGTTCATCTGTATATTATATGCTTCAGGAATCGAAGGGTTTCAAGGTGATTGCTAAGAACGTGTCCAGTCTGGTTGCCGTGCGCACGTCACGTGATGGCGTGCAGTACCGCGAGGGAGGGGCCACCATTGTCATACCCGTCCAGTATCCAGGTCAGAACGGTTAAAAAGCGATGTGTGTACTTGCGTACGTATGTGTTCGTTCGCGTGTGTTCATTCGGTCGCGCGCGTGCGTGTGTATGTGTTTGAATTACTTCTGGTTTGGACAACAATCCCCTCTTCTAATACAATAAAAGTATAGCAATTTTCAGTCAATGACGCATTGTTCTAGTTAATCACTAACGTGATCTAAAGTTGAAGATGATCGCAGTTATACCAATTGCAATTCTGTATAAGGCGAAAATCATAATACACAAAACTGTGGAGAACTAAGACGCATCATACAGAAAAAAGAAAGgctcattaaaatgtttatttagtcAACGGGTTATCATTTTACAACCACAATCATTTAAGCAAGTGTGGGTTAATACATGTAGAAATACGACACTAGTTAGATTTCACAAATGTTCAAATGCTCAGAACTAATATGATCGCGTGCTTGCACATGTGGGACATTTCATACTGTTTCGATTGATATGATAGCGTTAAAATAAGTGAAATGAGGTTATACTGTATTTATAGAATTCATTACGCGAAAGAACAATATTCCGGATGTACGAATTCTAAAGGCAGTGTCGGTACATTTCAGGCTGGTTTCGAGTCCTGGAGGAGGACACGGTCCCTATCCTCAGCGTCTCAAACCTCGCCCGGGTCATGCCGACCTCTTTCTTGTCCGCCAAGCGCGTGCCCGGCTTTTCGCTGCTGGATCCGCTCAACCGGAAGGACATCATGTACGAGCGCCTGGAATTCCCGCCGGGAGTCTTCACACTTCATAGCGTGTTCGAGGACCACGTGAAGTACACCACCACGAAAAACACGGTTAAGAGGAAACTCCTGCGATGCCTCGTCTGTGTCACCGGCGAGGGTTTGGATCTGCTGATTCCCTTCGACGTCACTGGGGAGTTTTATGTTGTTGAACACCGGAACCCCAACGCTAAGACTGCTAAGGCGGATAAAAACGCGTGCGCATACACTCTAAAACAGTTGATCGCCATGGGCGTGTTTACACGTCCGCTTGTGTTGAAACTTCTTATTGGCGATCCGCCGAGTAAGCCATGTGGTTTCACGGGTGTGATGAAAGTTGTGGATATAGTTAAAGACTGGACAGTAATAGCACAGACTCTGGACGGTAACCGCAAGTTACTGGAACTTCCGGTTTTGCCGTTTCCAGAATTTGCACAATCCACGAACGGTAAGGACTTACTAGAACCTGGTTCCCTTCGCGCTGAGCTCAATCACTTACGGAGCGGGATCGCAGACCAATACGCGAAAGAGATTAAAGTGAAGACAAGTTTAAGCCTGAAACCCACCAAGCCTCAGGCGGGAGAGACTCGACTTCCGGTACTGAACGGAGCAAGCGCTGCACAGGATAAaccgtttaaacaaaaaactaaaactaaGAAGTAGATATTTTTGCTCCGTTCAATATTGCACTATACAAAAGTCGTGTATTATTCATGCATAACCGTGATTGTTCCGATGATAGcataaagtgaaaataaaatatagcagataataaattaattttctatGATTAACGTATTTACGGGTCTTTAATATGGACATGTACTCTTTAGCCATTCCTAATTCAGTGAAAAACATGCATGCTCGTTTGATATTTGATTTGCACCATAACGTATTTCGACTTCTTCTGCCTTAAAGAATAGAGAAGTGATTAAATTCATAACATTTCTATTTCGATATAAAATAAAGCACCACAATCAGTGAATCCACATCCAATAAAAACTAACATATGATTCAAGTGAATGTTATTAAAATGCAAAAGATACTTGCTTTGATGTTTTTATGGGTcaacgttttttttaatgtactttCTCACATGTATAAATACAACGCATGTAGATGAAAGCTCGTGTGGGtgaaaaaacaactaaataaactaaagctttgtcacagacgtgacgaatacccccacattccgcattgacacttaatattttgcatgtcgtcttcacacaaaaaagcggacaccatgcttattttttaaaacgcacttagtgaccccttgacctagtttttgacccaagaagGCCCATGTTCTTaattggccttaagatcatctccataaaacttctgaccaagtttggtgaagatcggatgtaaactacttgaattagagagcggacacaatgctgaatgtaaaaaataacgcactaagtgaccccgtgacctatttttaggcccggaatggcccatgttcaaacttgtcctagagatcatttacaTAAAAcgtgtgaccaagtttggtgaggattggatgaaaactacttgaattagagagcggacaacatggtgaggtttaaaacgcactaagataccccgtgacctagtttttgacccggcatgacccatattcaaaattgacctagacatcatctagatacaacttctgaccaagtttggtgaagattgaatgaaaactacttgaattagagagcggacagcattgttatgttttaaacgcactaagtgaccccgtgaccttgtttttgacccggcatgacccatattcaaacttgccctagacattaataagatacaacttctgaccaatgttggtgaagattggataaaaactacttgatttagagagcggacaacatggtgaggtttcaaacacactaagtgaccccgtgacctagtttttgacccggcatggcccatgtttgaacttgacctacacatcatcttgttacaacttctgaccaagtgtggtgaagatcggatttaaacttcttgaaatagagagcggacaccatgctcaatgtgtaaaacgtactaagtgaccctgtgacctagtttttgatctggcatggcccatgttcgaacttggccttcagatcatctagataaaacttctgaccaagtttggtgaagatcggatgaaaactacttgaataagagaggaaaccatgctgaatgttaaaaaacgcactaagttaccccgtgacctagtttttgacccggcaaggcccatgttcgaacttggcctcgacatcatctagatacaacttctggccaagtttggtgaagatcggatgaaaactacttgaattaaagagcggacagcatgctgaatgtttaaaacgcactaagtgaccccgtgacctagtttttgacctggcaagacccatgttcgaacttggcctagacatcatgtagatacaatttctgacgaagtttggtgaagatcggataaaaactacttgaattagagagcggacacttaatacggaccgacagacagaccgacagaccgaccgaccgaccgaccaaccgaccgaccaaccgaccaaccgaccgaccgaccgaccgaccgaccgacagacaagttcactcctatatacccccctaaacttcgtttgtgggggtataattatgaaAACGTAATGAGGTAAGAAATGCAGTACACAATAAGCAAAACATAATATCAATATGTAGGGTGCAGTCGGTGAACTAATTTTTGATCAGTGAGAACGCTATACTCATGACAATGCACTTTTGATATATCTTTGATTATACGCGTGTTGATACAAAAGCTGCTTTTAACGTAGACTATGCATCGCTGATCATCTGAGAGGTCTTAGGCAGAGTTATCTCCCGTATATCCATCATCTGCCCCATACCCAAGGGCGGTAACTCGGCGCTTTGCACCGAATCATTGTCGGAACTCTCAAACATGAAGTCATTCGGTTCATCGTCTGTAACACTTATGTTAGTGATTAAGTCAAGCGTCTTAAGACTCTCGTCACGTGACTTTCGCTTCTCCGTCGGAATGTGCTGAATCATCGATTGATTCGTATCCATTTCAGGCGAAagtttaatcagcgttccaaacgAATGCGCGTATTTCTTGCACAACAACTGAGCATCAATGTAAGTCCGCATGTTTTCAAA
This sequence is a window from Dreissena polymorpha isolate Duluth1 chromosome 16, UMN_Dpol_1.0, whole genome shotgun sequence. Protein-coding genes within it:
- the LOC127861888 gene encoding uncharacterized protein LOC127861888, whose amino-acid sequence is MASGEFHPVSVPRPSSALLWSEKSLNLEALLKESTLPVVVKMNAADDSSKLKKDAGTLLQQPLLLFKESKGFKVIAKNVSSLVAVRTSRDGVQYREGGATIVIPVQYPGWFRVLEEDTVPILSVSNLARVMPTSFLSAKRVPGFSLLDPLNRKDIMYERLEFPPGVFTLHSVFEDHVKYTTTKNTVKRKLLRCLVCVTGEGLDLLIPFDVTGEFYVVEHRNPNAKTAKADKNACAYTLKQLIAMGVFTRPLVLKLLIGDPPSKPCGFTGVMKVVDIVKDWTVIAQTLDGNRKLLELPVLPFPEFAQSTNGKDLLEPGSLRAELNHLRSGIADQYAKEIKVKTSLSLKPTKPQAGETRLPVLNGASAAQDKPFKQKTKTKK